From a region of the Rhinatrema bivittatum chromosome 15, aRhiBiv1.1, whole genome shotgun sequence genome:
- the PLCXD2 gene encoding PI-PLC X domain-containing protein 2 isoform X2 encodes MAEKVPADWMGSLGPGLSALPLANLAIPGSHDSFSFWVDEESPIGADQAASVRRLARIALVKKLIKKWSVTQSLTFKEQLESGIRYFDLRVSSRADEAGEEIYFLHGLFGMKVRDGLTAINTFLRHHGREVVFLDFNHFYAMTHGHHTRLIDMLQEIFGSKLGTAEHVENVTLQSLWKKGVQVLVFYHSGLSRECAFLWPGRTMPAPWANTTSVQELLRFLESALSERSKLSTFHVSQAILTPRLHTVLRGFKAGLKDTLVHRTECSHVGDVSSALEYHRANGASGCTWTPSPF; translated from the exons GCTCCCATGATTCTTTCAGTTTTTGGGTTGATGAGGAGTCCCCCATTGGAGCTGACCAGGCGGCATCAGTCAGACGCTTGGCCAGAATTGCCCTGGTGAAAAAGTTGATCAAGAAATGGTCGGTCACTCAAAGCCTGACCTTCAAGGAGCAGCTTGAATCTGGCATCCGCTACTTTGACCTTCGCGTGTCCTCCAGAGCTGACGAAGCTGGGGAAGAGATTTATTTTCTGCACGGCTTGTTCGGGATGAAAGTCCGGGATGGCCTCACGGCGATAAACACGTTCCTCAGGCACCACGGCAGGGAAGTGGTGTTTCTGGATTTCAATCACTTTTACGCTATGACGCATGGGCACCACACCCGCCTCATCGACATGCTGCAGGAAATCTTTGGCAGTAAACTCGGCACGGCCGAACACGTGGAGAACGTGACGCTGCAGTCTTTGTGGAAGAAGGGCGTGCAG GTGCTTGTGTTCTACCACAGCGGCCTGAGCCGAGAGTGCGCCTTCCTCTGGCCAGGGAGGACCATGCCAGCCCCTTGGGCCAACACCACAAGCGTCCAGGAGTTGCTGCGGTTCCTTGAGAGCGCACTCAGCGAGCGCTCGAAACTTAGCACCTTCCACGTGTCGCAGGCCATCCTCACCCCCAGGCTCCACACCGTCCTGCGTGGCTTTAAGGCCGGCCTGAAGGACACGCTTGTACACAG GACAGAGTGCTCCCATGTGGGGGACGTGAGCTCGGCGCTGGAGTACCATAGGGCAAACGGTGCCTCTGGTTGTACCTGGACGCCCTCCCCGTTTTGA
- the PLCXD2 gene encoding PI-PLC X domain-containing protein 2 isoform X1, translating into MAEKVPADWMGSLGPGLSALPLANLAIPGSHDSFSFWVDEESPIGADQAASVRRLARIALVKKLIKKWSVTQSLTFKEQLESGIRYFDLRVSSRADEAGEEIYFLHGLFGMKVRDGLTAINTFLRHHGREVVFLDFNHFYAMTHGHHTRLIDMLQEIFGSKLGTAEHVENVTLQSLWKKGVQVLVFYHSGLSRECAFLWPGRTMPAPWANTTSVQELLRFLESALSERSKLSTFHVSQAILTPRLHTVLRGFKAGLKDTLVHRNLPIILSWIKSQKPGIKGVNIITSDFVELVDFAEAVIGLNNLLLEDETPTAQS; encoded by the exons GCTCCCATGATTCTTTCAGTTTTTGGGTTGATGAGGAGTCCCCCATTGGAGCTGACCAGGCGGCATCAGTCAGACGCTTGGCCAGAATTGCCCTGGTGAAAAAGTTGATCAAGAAATGGTCGGTCACTCAAAGCCTGACCTTCAAGGAGCAGCTTGAATCTGGCATCCGCTACTTTGACCTTCGCGTGTCCTCCAGAGCTGACGAAGCTGGGGAAGAGATTTATTTTCTGCACGGCTTGTTCGGGATGAAAGTCCGGGATGGCCTCACGGCGATAAACACGTTCCTCAGGCACCACGGCAGGGAAGTGGTGTTTCTGGATTTCAATCACTTTTACGCTATGACGCATGGGCACCACACCCGCCTCATCGACATGCTGCAGGAAATCTTTGGCAGTAAACTCGGCACGGCCGAACACGTGGAGAACGTGACGCTGCAGTCTTTGTGGAAGAAGGGCGTGCAG GTGCTTGTGTTCTACCACAGCGGCCTGAGCCGAGAGTGCGCCTTCCTCTGGCCAGGGAGGACCATGCCAGCCCCTTGGGCCAACACCACAAGCGTCCAGGAGTTGCTGCGGTTCCTTGAGAGCGCACTCAGCGAGCGCTCGAAACTTAGCACCTTCCACGTGTCGCAGGCCATCCTCACCCCCAGGCTCCACACCGTCCTGCGTGGCTTTAAGGCCGGCCTGAAGGACACGCTTGTACACAG AAATCTTCCAATAATTTTAAGTTGGATCAAGTCACAGAAACCCGGTATTAAAGGGGTGAATATCATCACTTCTGACTTTGTGGAACTGGTGGACTTTGCAGAGGCGGTAATTGGATTAAACAACCTGCTTCTGGAAGATGAGACGCCAACAGCTCAGTCGTAA